In Trichocoleus desertorum NBK24, the following are encoded in one genomic region:
- a CDS encoding prohibitin family protein — protein sequence MKSQYLQTWQSLVLGIIASVLVLVGFNSFIVINPGEAGVLSILGKAKDGVLEEGLHFKPPLVSQVSIYDLTVQKFEVPAQSSTRDLQDLSARFAINFRIDPAEVVEIRRKQGTLANIVSKIIAPQTQESFKIAAARRTVEEAITKRNDLKEDFDAALSQRLEKYGIVVIDTSVVDLTFSPEFARAVEEKQIAEQRAQRAVYVAQEAEQEAQADINRARGRAEAQRLLAETLKAEGGQLVLQKEAIEAWRQGGSQMPEVLVMGDQGNGVPFLFNLGDLKQAPKLRAEGT from the coding sequence TTGAAAAGCCAATATCTTCAGACCTGGCAATCCCTCGTGCTAGGGATTATCGCTTCCGTTTTAGTCTTAGTGGGTTTCAACTCTTTTATTGTCATCAACCCTGGTGAAGCAGGGGTACTCAGCATTTTGGGTAAGGCCAAAGATGGCGTCCTCGAAGAAGGGTTGCACTTTAAGCCGCCGCTCGTTTCTCAGGTGTCGATCTACGATTTGACTGTGCAGAAATTTGAAGTACCCGCCCAAAGCTCCACGCGCGATCTGCAAGACTTGTCGGCACGCTTTGCCATCAACTTCCGCATTGATCCGGCTGAAGTAGTTGAGATTCGGCGTAAGCAAGGTACCTTGGCAAACATTGTCTCCAAAATCATTGCACCCCAAACGCAAGAATCTTTCAAAATTGCGGCAGCGAGAAGAACCGTCGAAGAAGCGATTACCAAGCGCAACGACCTCAAAGAAGACTTTGATGCAGCGCTGAGCCAGCGTTTGGAAAAGTACGGCATCGTAGTTATCGATACGAGCGTGGTAGATCTGACTTTCTCGCCAGAGTTTGCTAGAGCCGTAGAGGAGAAGCAAATCGCGGAGCAACGAGCCCAGAGAGCTGTGTATGTGGCGCAAGAAGCAGAACAGGAAGCCCAAGCAGACATCAACCGGGCACGAGGCCGAGCCGAAGCCCAACGGCTGCTAGCTGAAACCCTAAAAGCGGAAGGAGGCCAGCTCGTCCTGCAAAAAGAAGCGATCGAGGCTTGGCGACAGGGTGGGTCTCAAATGCCTGAAGTGTTAGTCATGGGAGATCAAGGCAATGGTGTCCCCTTCTTGTTCAACTTGGGGGATCTGAAGCAAGCACCCAAACTTAGGGCAGAAGGAACTTAG
- a CDS encoding methylated-DNA--[protein]-cysteine S-methyltransferase, with protein MRSQLLDHALQPTLDSTQAASPLGMTPATYERNGKGAQIRFSIVPCSLGFLLVAATPTGLCSVTLGDATVTLEAALRQEFPAGEIQPDDSYLQSWTESLLRFLAGQEPQLDLPLDVPGTTFQWRVWQILRSIEYGDTRSYSQVAAMMGQPQAVRAVARACATNPVALVVPCHRVLRSDGSLGGFRWGLARKRDLLAQERKPL; from the coding sequence ATGCGATCGCAACTTTTGGATCACGCTTTACAGCCCACCTTAGACTCCACACAGGCAGCTTCACCGTTGGGCATGACTCCAGCGACTTATGAGCGTAATGGTAAAGGCGCACAAATCCGTTTCAGTATTGTTCCTTGCTCGTTAGGCTTCTTGTTAGTAGCGGCGACTCCAACAGGTCTTTGTTCCGTTACATTAGGCGATGCAACAGTAACGCTCGAAGCCGCCCTGCGTCAGGAGTTTCCGGCAGGTGAGATTCAACCCGATGATTCATACCTGCAAAGTTGGACTGAATCGCTTTTGAGATTCTTGGCGGGGCAGGAGCCTCAGTTAGACTTACCCTTGGATGTACCAGGGACGACGTTTCAGTGGCGCGTTTGGCAAATCTTGCGCTCTATCGAATATGGTGACACCCGCTCCTACTCACAGGTGGCCGCAATGATGGGGCAACCTCAAGCAGTACGGGCAGTGGCACGGGCTTGCGCGACTAACCCAGTGGCTTTGGTGGTGCCTTGCCATCGAGTGCTACGGAGTGATGGTTCGTTGGGTGGGTTTCGTTGGGGCTTGGCACGCAAGCGAGATCTGCTGGCCCAAGAACGTAAACCTCTATAG
- a CDS encoding DUF433 domain-containing protein: MSYRNIITIEPDKRGGKPCIRRMRITVYDVLGWLAVGMSHAEILEDFPELTEADIRACLEFAADREHRLVASVGAA; encoded by the coding sequence ATGAGCTATCGCAATATCATCACAATTGAACCAGATAAGCGAGGTGGCAAACCCTGTATTCGCCGTATGAGAATTACTGTGTACGATGTTCTGGGATGGTTAGCGGTTGGGATGTCTCATGCTGAAATTCTAGAAGACTTTCCTGAACTGACCGAAGCAGATATTCGAGCTTGCCTAGAATTTGCTGCTGATCGTGAGCATCGTTTAGTCGCTTCTGTAGGTGCTGCTTGA
- a CDS encoding DUF5615 family PIN-like protein: MKLLFDQNLSRKLVTRLANIFPDSSHVQFHDLAEKTDTEIWEFAKANNFCIVTQDADFAERSRLYGSPPKVVWLRCGNAPTYQIEALLSSGVEAIQELLENPNLHCLELY; the protein is encoded by the coding sequence TTGAAGTTACTCTTCGATCAAAATTTAAGCCGTAAGCTAGTTACTCGCTTAGCAAATATTTTTCCTGATTCTAGTCATGTTCAGTTTCATGATTTAGCGGAAAAAACTGATACTGAAATATGGGAATTTGCTAAAGCGAATAATTTTTGTATTGTTACTCAGGATGCAGATTTCGCGGAGAGAAGCCGCTTGTATGGTTCCCCGCCTAAAGTTGTATGGCTACGCTGTGGAAATGCACCAACTTACCAAATTGAAGCTCTACTTTCTTCTGGAGTAGAAGCTATCCAAGAGCTTTTAGAAAACCCAAATTTACACTGTTTAGAGTTGTACTAA
- a CDS encoding AAA family ATPase, which yields MSWDAPVFSVCASGNTWLWAAWNSTKDAYSFLGKPDKNLALDCFFYAEASSKETAIKTAQKLLGTHTKQIGNEWAIEVRKLINEKSHIDTDEREDTDECGIVNDDLQEYLDQLHTLTGLSAVKSTVQELVNIAKIAHMQAAAGIKAPSITRHLVFTGNPGTGKTTVARILGDIYKNLGVLSKGHFVEVDRSNLVAEYLGQTAPKTAKVVDSALGGVLFIDEAYALVPDGRGDIFGQEAINTLLKMMEDHRQDLVVIVAGYKGEMSRFIDSNPGLKSRFARSIHFEDYSSFELTEIFKVRCEQHGYLLSDRTLESLRRLVDQFEHQVGELGNGRFVRNIFDRCVAIQCNRLAALTKPSKNDLKTFLPADIPTHEQLAQYLL from the coding sequence ATGTCATGGGATGCTCCCGTTTTTAGTGTCTGTGCGTCAGGTAATACTTGGTTATGGGCTGCGTGGAATAGTACTAAAGATGCTTATAGCTTTTTGGGAAAGCCCGATAAGAATTTAGCTCTTGACTGTTTCTTTTACGCTGAAGCATCTTCTAAAGAGACTGCAATTAAAACAGCTCAAAAGCTGCTAGGTACCCACACTAAACAAATAGGTAACGAGTGGGCGATAGAAGTTCGCAAATTGATTAATGAGAAATCTCACATTGACACTGATGAGCGTGAAGATACTGATGAGTGTGGAATAGTTAATGATGACCTTCAAGAATATTTAGACCAACTCCATACATTAACTGGATTATCTGCGGTTAAGTCTACCGTTCAAGAGTTAGTAAATATTGCAAAAATAGCTCATATGCAAGCTGCGGCAGGCATTAAAGCGCCCTCAATTACAAGACATCTTGTATTCACAGGTAATCCCGGAACAGGAAAAACTACAGTAGCAAGAATTCTGGGTGACATCTATAAAAATCTTGGTGTTTTGTCAAAAGGTCATTTTGTTGAAGTAGATCGAAGTAATCTAGTTGCAGAATACTTAGGGCAAACAGCACCTAAAACAGCAAAAGTAGTTGATTCTGCTTTAGGCGGTGTACTTTTCATTGATGAAGCTTATGCCTTAGTTCCAGATGGAAGGGGAGACATCTTTGGGCAGGAAGCAATCAACACTCTCCTAAAAATGATGGAAGATCATAGACAAGATCTGGTGGTCATTGTTGCAGGATATAAAGGGGAAATGTCTCGATTCATTGACTCTAATCCTGGATTGAAGTCTAGATTTGCAAGGTCTATTCACTTTGAAGACTATTCTTCATTTGAGCTGACTGAAATTTTTAAGGTTAGATGTGAGCAACACGGATATTTACTCTCAGATAGAACCCTGGAATCTCTACGTCGTCTAGTTGATCAATTTGAACATCAAGTTGGAGAACTGGGAAATGGCAGATTCGTGAGAAATATTTTTGATCGTTGTGTTGCTATTCAATGTAACCGTTTGGCAGCATTAACCAAGCCATCAAAGAACGACTTAAAAACCTTCCTACCTGCTGATATCCCTACTCATGAGCAGTTAGCACAGTACCTTCTTTAA
- a CDS encoding DUF4912 domain-containing protein has translation MAKERPPLEEMTLRQLRKVASECNISRYSRMRKDQLLAAIQEVQRTKFSLSPSRTLEAQEEVEAAKFDVGQEDRTGGSLAAVDEGLADLPEGYGESRVVLMPRDPQWAYTYWDIPNEHKEDLRRQGGQQLALRLYDVTDISLEYQSPHSIQEYPSDELAREWYLPIPVSDRDYVVDIGYRCADGRWLVLARSAPVRVPPVYPSDWIEDQFITLAWEEDLRGKTFLELIPPAKRAAAAAPTGYGAGAPVDAAGNPIYDAIFGMAQSTEAQRIAGSLYGSMQQAPIHEQAVSSYVFPSGVGMWAVPTASGLNMSGVGMSGAGFASAPPIRPRQFWLVADAELIVYGATEPDATVTIGGRPIKLNPDGTFRFQMSFQDGLIDYPIMAVASDGEQTRSVHMSFTRETPSRNTNTKEEAVPEWLS, from the coding sequence ATGGCTAAGGAACGTCCACCTTTAGAAGAGATGACCCTGCGGCAGCTACGTAAAGTGGCTAGCGAATGCAACATTTCTCGCTACAGTCGCATGCGCAAAGATCAGCTGCTAGCAGCGATTCAAGAAGTACAACGTACCAAGTTTTCTCTCAGTCCATCTCGCACGTTGGAGGCACAAGAAGAAGTGGAAGCAGCAAAGTTTGACGTAGGTCAAGAGGACCGTACAGGAGGTTCACTGGCTGCCGTTGACGAAGGATTGGCAGATCTCCCTGAAGGATATGGAGAAAGCCGCGTTGTGCTGATGCCTCGTGATCCACAATGGGCTTACACCTACTGGGATATCCCCAATGAGCATAAGGAAGACTTGCGCCGTCAAGGTGGTCAACAGCTAGCTCTGCGTCTTTACGATGTGACAGACATCAGCCTGGAATACCAAAGCCCTCATAGCATTCAAGAGTATCCTAGCGATGAGTTGGCGCGGGAGTGGTATTTGCCAATTCCCGTTAGCGATCGCGACTATGTAGTAGACATTGGTTATCGCTGTGCGGATGGTCGCTGGTTGGTGTTGGCGCGTTCTGCCCCAGTGCGGGTGCCCCCAGTTTATCCCTCCGACTGGATTGAAGATCAGTTCATCACGCTTGCTTGGGAAGAAGATCTGCGCGGTAAGACCTTCCTAGAGTTGATTCCACCTGCCAAGCGGGCTGCTGCGGCTGCTCCGACTGGCTACGGTGCAGGTGCCCCTGTCGATGCTGCTGGCAACCCCATCTACGATGCCATCTTTGGCATGGCACAATCGACGGAAGCTCAGCGAATAGCGGGTTCGCTCTACGGCTCCATGCAGCAAGCTCCAATCCATGAGCAAGCAGTTAGCTCTTATGTCTTCCCCTCTGGTGTGGGCATGTGGGCAGTCCCCACGGCTTCTGGCCTGAATATGTCTGGTGTGGGCATGTCTGGAGCTGGTTTCGCTTCCGCTCCTCCCATTCGGCCTCGCCAGTTCTGGCTAGTTGCTGACGCGGAACTAATCGTTTACGGTGCTACCGAACCTGATGCGACGGTAACGATTGGCGGTCGCCCCATCAAGCTCAACCCCGATGGCACGTTCCGCTTCCAGATGTCGTTCCAAGATGGCCTGATCGACTACCCCATCATGGCAGTAGCGTCAGATGGCGAACAAACGCGATCGGTTCACATGAGCTTCACTCGCGAAACGCCTTCTCGCAACACCAACACTAAGGAAGAAGCTGTTCCCGAATGGCTATCTTGA
- a CDS encoding DUF2993 domain-containing protein, translating into MPTAKQSQLISKVLSPAVRLWLRSQVERVEELHVKIEGGDRRILTGQIQRVGITAHKAIYQGLHLSHLQLVGENIRINLGQVLRGKPLTLLEPIPVTGSLVLEEADLNASLSAPLLATALAEFLATLLKSEIQAVLDAPLPGHQAINLQNSQIIIAAGQLTLSASLIAVSGAMTPIVIRTGLQLKNGHTLQLDRPQWLTHLQAKRGLPLGDLDGFEVDLGSEVDLQELSLENNTLICRGRIMVTPA; encoded by the coding sequence ATGCCCACAGCAAAACAAAGCCAACTGATTAGTAAGGTGTTGTCGCCCGCAGTACGGCTCTGGTTGCGATCGCAGGTGGAGCGGGTTGAAGAATTGCACGTCAAGATTGAAGGAGGCGATCGCCGCATCCTGACTGGACAGATTCAGCGAGTGGGGATCACAGCACACAAAGCGATCTACCAAGGACTGCATCTCAGCCACTTGCAACTGGTGGGAGAAAATATTCGGATTAACTTGGGCCAAGTCTTGCGAGGCAAACCACTGACTTTGCTAGAACCGATCCCCGTTACAGGCAGCCTAGTGCTAGAAGAAGCTGATCTTAATGCTTCGCTGTCAGCCCCCTTACTCGCAACCGCTTTAGCGGAATTCCTAGCTACTCTGCTGAAATCAGAAATCCAAGCAGTTTTAGATGCGCCGCTCCCAGGTCACCAAGCAATCAACTTGCAAAACTCCCAAATTATTATCGCTGCGGGCCAACTAACCTTGAGTGCCAGCCTCATCGCCGTCAGCGGAGCCATGACTCCGATCGTGATTCGCACTGGGTTGCAGCTAAAAAACGGCCATACCTTACAGCTCGATCGCCCTCAATGGCTAACTCATCTACAAGCCAAGCGAGGTTTACCTTTAGGCGATCTAGACGGCTTTGAAGTCGATCTGGGATCAGAAGTTGATCTCCAAGAGTTATCTCTAGAAAACAACACCCTAATTTGTCGCGGTCGCATTATGGTGACGCCAGCATAG
- a CDS encoding phosphatidate cytidylyltransferase — MPWSRIFSGIIAIALALALAVVGGWYFTLAFGVIIYLGQLEYFQLVRAKGIAPAAKTTLVVSQALLVISTMSPDLADAVFPVAGTFICFYLLFQPKFATIADISASIMGLFYGGYLPSYWVRLRSLGTIEHSNLPLWGYWPDNWTDLQALPQGLVVTLLAFGCIWAADIGAYTFGKFFGRTRLSDISPKKTVEGAVFGVFGSIAVAMTGSWWLGWSGWPLTGFALGLLIGIASLLGDLTESMMKRDAGVKDSGQLIPGHGGILDRADSYVFTAPLVYYFVTLLLPLLPQT; from the coding sequence ATGCCTTGGTCTCGGATTTTCAGTGGAATTATTGCGATCGCTCTGGCCCTAGCCCTGGCTGTGGTGGGGGGCTGGTACTTCACCCTGGCCTTCGGTGTGATCATTTATTTAGGCCAACTAGAATACTTTCAGCTAGTTCGCGCCAAAGGAATTGCTCCTGCTGCTAAGACAACCCTGGTAGTTAGCCAAGCCTTGTTGGTGATCTCCACCATGTCTCCAGATTTAGCAGATGCTGTGTTTCCAGTGGCGGGTACGTTTATCTGCTTTTACTTGTTGTTTCAGCCCAAGTTTGCCACGATCGCCGATATTTCCGCCTCAATTATGGGCTTGTTTTATGGCGGTTATTTACCGAGTTACTGGGTAAGGTTGCGATCGCTAGGCACCATCGAGCACAGCAACTTACCCCTCTGGGGCTACTGGCCTGACAATTGGACTGATTTGCAAGCATTGCCCCAAGGCTTGGTAGTCACCCTTTTAGCATTTGGCTGCATTTGGGCCGCTGACATTGGCGCTTATACCTTTGGAAAATTCTTTGGCCGCACTCGTCTCTCAGACATCAGCCCGAAGAAAACTGTAGAAGGTGCCGTTTTTGGGGTGTTTGGCAGCATTGCCGTGGCGATGACTGGCTCCTGGTGGCTAGGTTGGTCTGGTTGGCCGTTGACTGGCTTTGCCCTAGGCTTGCTAATTGGCATTGCCAGCTTGTTAGGCGACCTCACCGAATCGATGATGAAGCGAGATGCTGGCGTCAAAGATTCCGGGCAGCTAATTCCCGGACATGGCGGCATTCTCGATCGCGCTGACAGTTATGTGTTTACGGCACCCCTGGTCTACTACTTTGTGACGCTGCTACTACCGCTGTTGCCTCAAACTTAA
- the cbiT gene encoding precorrin-6Y C5,15-methyltransferase subunit CbiT produces the protein MSSPLWPYVTPGIPDDLFERLPGIPMSQREVRLLLVSHLRLKADSVLWDVGAGTGTIPVEAGLLCPQGHIVAIERDEDVVSLIRRNCDRFGVKNVEIIEGSAPECLKTIQRQPNRICLEGGRSVKAILKAVWSHLELQGRIVVTASSLEGLYAASESFSELQVRNIEVVQSAMNRLEKRGMNQTFASVDPIFVLSGEKLE, from the coding sequence ATGTCTTCTCCCCTCTGGCCCTACGTAACTCCTGGCATTCCTGACGATCTGTTTGAGCGACTGCCAGGGATTCCGATGAGCCAACGGGAGGTGCGGTTGTTGCTGGTATCGCATCTGCGTCTCAAAGCCGATTCAGTATTATGGGATGTGGGGGCGGGCACAGGGACGATTCCGGTAGAGGCAGGGCTGCTCTGCCCCCAAGGGCATATTGTGGCGATTGAGCGAGATGAAGATGTTGTCAGTTTGATTCGGCGAAACTGCGATCGCTTCGGGGTCAAGAATGTGGAAATTATCGAAGGGAGTGCGCCTGAATGCCTCAAAACTATTCAACGTCAGCCCAATCGTATTTGCCTTGAAGGAGGTCGTTCGGTTAAAGCAATCCTCAAAGCTGTGTGGTCTCATCTGGAGTTGCAGGGGCGGATTGTGGTGACGGCTTCCAGTTTGGAAGGGTTGTATGCAGCTTCTGAAAGCTTTTCGGAGTTGCAGGTTCGCAACATCGAAGTAGTGCAATCAGCCATGAACCGCTTAGAAAAGCGAGGGATGAATCAAACCTTTGCCTCCGTTGACCCAATCTTTGTCCTTAGCGGTGAGAAGCTAGAGTGA
- a CDS encoding aminotransferase class I/II-fold pyridoxal phosphate-dependent enzyme — MDVNWQLQTPLLDALRLCAQRANTPFYAPGHKRGQGTPAALEDLLGSEVFRADLPELPELDNLFAPQGPIQAAQELAAQAFGAEQTWFLANGSTCGVIAAIVATCNPGDRIILPRNVHQSAVSGLILSGAIPVFVEPEYDPSLDLVHSITSTGVAVALAQHPDAKAVLMVYPTYYGVCGDVQAIAQLAHQHHIPLLVDEAHGPHFAFHLELPIAALRAGADLTVQSIHKVLSAMTQSAMVHVQGERVDRDRLTKALQLVQSTSPSYLLLASLDAARQQMATQGQELMTRTLQLADLARTEISRIPGLCVLHPESAGTPGFKTLDRTRLTVTVSGLGLTGFAADEILNEEFGVTAELPSLQHLTFIISLGNTEADIQQLVLAFKALAKRSDRSPTANDSKPDHHSDPLHTAIFAPLAPQFWGGQESKSPNVGGFRGPSDVSPRDAWFAPTETVAIAQAIHRISAELVCPYPPGIPVLLPGEAIAPEAISYLQQVLAAGGFITGCADASLATLKVVKKQG; from the coding sequence GTGGATGTTAACTGGCAATTACAAACCCCTTTGCTCGACGCCTTGCGTCTGTGTGCTCAACGCGCTAACACTCCTTTCTATGCACCGGGCCACAAACGAGGGCAAGGAACTCCAGCGGCACTAGAGGATCTTTTGGGATCTGAAGTGTTTCGAGCTGACCTGCCAGAACTCCCGGAATTAGATAATCTATTTGCGCCTCAAGGCCCCATCCAAGCAGCACAGGAGCTAGCAGCGCAGGCATTTGGAGCCGAGCAAACTTGGTTTCTAGCCAACGGTTCCACCTGTGGTGTAATTGCTGCAATTGTGGCGACTTGCAATCCCGGCGATCGCATCATTTTGCCGCGCAACGTCCACCAGTCCGCCGTCTCAGGCTTAATTCTCTCCGGAGCAATTCCGGTATTTGTGGAGCCTGAATACGACCCAAGTTTAGATTTGGTGCATAGCATCACATCTACTGGAGTAGCCGTAGCCCTAGCCCAACATCCAGATGCCAAAGCGGTGTTGATGGTTTACCCCACCTATTATGGCGTCTGTGGGGATGTGCAGGCGATCGCGCAACTAGCTCACCAACACCACATACCGTTACTTGTAGACGAAGCTCACGGGCCACACTTTGCTTTTCATTTAGAGTTACCGATTGCGGCCTTAAGGGCTGGGGCTGACTTGACGGTGCAATCGATTCATAAAGTGCTGTCCGCCATGACCCAATCGGCAATGGTGCATGTCCAGGGAGAAAGAGTAGACCGCGATCGCCTCACCAAAGCGCTGCAACTTGTGCAATCTACCAGCCCCAGCTATCTCTTGCTAGCTTCGTTAGATGCAGCACGGCAGCAGATGGCAACCCAAGGCCAAGAACTGATGACGCGAACTTTGCAGCTAGCAGACTTAGCCAGAACTGAAATTAGCCGAATTCCGGGACTCTGCGTGTTACACCCTGAATCAGCTGGAACGCCAGGATTCAAAACGCTCGATCGCACTCGCTTAACTGTGACAGTTTCGGGTTTAGGGCTGACTGGCTTCGCAGCAGATGAAATCCTGAATGAGGAATTTGGTGTTACTGCTGAACTCCCCTCCCTGCAACACCTCACCTTCATCATTAGCCTAGGCAACACCGAAGCTGATATTCAACAGTTGGTGCTGGCGTTTAAAGCGTTGGCGAAACGGAGCGATCGCTCTCCAACTGCCAACGACTCTAAACCCGATCATCATTCTGACCCTTTACATACGGCAATTTTTGCCCCCCTAGCCCCCCAATTTTGGGGGGGACAAGAGTCAAAGTCCCCCAACGTTGGGGGATTTAGGGGGCCTTCAGATGTGTCACCGCGTGATGCCTGGTTTGCCCCCACTGAAACAGTTGCGATCGCCCAAGCCATACATCGTATTAGTGCCGAACTCGTTTGCCCCTATCCCCCTGGAATCCCCGTTTTGCTACCCGGAGAAGCGATCGCACCAGAGGCAATCAGCTATTTACAACAAGTCCTTGCCGCCGGGGGATTCATTACAGGTTGCGCGGATGCTAGTTTGGCAACGCTGAAAGTAGTTAAAAAGCAGGGATGA
- a CDS encoding alpha/beta fold hydrolase: MFWCQSGKGATMVQDWWQATFPLGRQQVQITDASGYPVAIAYGEKGSGPPLILVHGAASWSYAWRDLIEPLSQHFRVICFDAKGYGFSEQIRHAEVPGHQLVELARIIQALCSEPAIVVGQSLGALTAIALAETYPELVAQLVVINVPIFPKRLPTWGMQWMADIPLPLVQWVDQLQLARPVTPLVHLLVKIARLEVMVDPTSTSPEEIYWLTYPYVEIPGAMTQFAVDMRQSAREIQALLAGQPNQITPIQNNLSAIACPTLILWGRDDRWFPLSNGEELHSRLPHAQFEVIINCGHDAAVCCPDAITSAILKFLGNPRPLQPTQKL, encoded by the coding sequence ATGTTTTGGTGTCAATCAGGCAAAGGGGCAACGATGGTACAGGATTGGTGGCAGGCAACCTTTCCGCTGGGCCGACAGCAAGTTCAAATCACAGATGCCAGCGGCTATCCAGTGGCGATCGCCTATGGAGAAAAAGGTAGCGGGCCACCTCTGATTTTGGTTCATGGTGCTGCTAGTTGGAGCTATGCTTGGCGAGATTTAATTGAGCCGTTATCGCAGCACTTTCGCGTCATTTGTTTTGATGCCAAAGGGTATGGATTCTCCGAGCAAATTCGCCATGCCGAAGTCCCAGGGCATCAGCTTGTGGAATTAGCGCGGATAATTCAAGCATTGTGCTCTGAGCCTGCGATCGTGGTGGGGCAGTCTTTAGGCGCTTTGACCGCGATCGCCTTGGCAGAAACCTATCCCGAACTGGTGGCTCAGTTAGTGGTGATCAACGTCCCCATCTTTCCGAAGCGCTTGCCCACTTGGGGGATGCAATGGATGGCTGACATTCCGCTGCCGTTGGTGCAGTGGGTCGATCAACTGCAACTGGCGCGTCCCGTCACACCGCTGGTGCATTTACTGGTGAAGATTGCTCGCTTAGAAGTCATGGTAGACCCCACTTCTACGTCTCCAGAGGAAATCTACTGGTTGACCTATCCCTACGTTGAAATTCCGGGAGCCATGACCCAATTTGCTGTGGACATGCGCCAATCAGCTCGCGAGATTCAGGCATTGCTGGCAGGACAGCCGAATCAGATTACCCCAATTCAAAACAACTTGAGCGCGATCGCTTGTCCAACCCTGATTCTTTGGGGTAGAGACGATCGTTGGTTTCCGCTCAGCAACGGTGAGGAGTTGCATAGCCGTTTACCTCATGCTCAATTCGAAGTAATTATTAACTGTGGTCACGACGCGGCTGTTTGTTGCCCCGACGCAATTACTAGCGCAATTCTGAAATTTTTAGGCAACCCTCGTCCATTGCAACCCACCCAGAAGCTGTAG
- the mscL gene encoding large conductance mechanosensitive channel protein MscL, which yields MAMRRSRSTATGFLRDFREFALKGNVVDLAIAVVIGGAFGKIVTAFVEDLVMPLLNPILSRAGGNWRTIEVGPGIKIGDFLGAVLDFVLIALVLFLAIRALSRLQRKEATAPPVPTEKECPYCLEKVPLAAVRCRACTSELT from the coding sequence ATGGCTATGAGACGCAGTAGAAGTACCGCGACTGGCTTTTTGAGGGATTTTCGAGAATTTGCCTTAAAAGGAAATGTGGTGGATTTAGCGATCGCAGTGGTGATTGGTGGAGCCTTTGGCAAAATCGTCACTGCTTTTGTAGAAGATTTGGTCATGCCACTGTTAAATCCCATTCTTTCCAGGGCAGGGGGTAACTGGCGCACCATTGAAGTAGGGCCTGGCATCAAGATTGGTGATTTTCTCGGAGCCGTGCTTGACTTCGTCTTAATCGCTTTGGTGCTATTTCTAGCCATTCGGGCCTTGAGTCGGTTGCAGCGGAAAGAAGCCACGGCTCCCCCAGTCCCTACTGAGAAGGAATGCCCTTATTGCCTAGAGAAGGTGCCCCTCGCGGCGGTGCGATGTCGAGCTTGTACTTCAGAACTTACTTAG
- the rd gene encoding rubredoxin: MQRYVCTVCNYVYDPAQGDPDSGIAPGTAFEDLPEDWVCPVCGATKADFEPQS, from the coding sequence ATGCAACGTTATGTCTGTACAGTTTGCAACTATGTTTATGACCCAGCCCAAGGCGATCCAGATTCAGGAATTGCTCCTGGTACTGCTTTTGAGGACTTACCAGAAGACTGGGTTTGTCCGGTGTGTGGCGCGACTAAAGCAGACTTTGAGCCGCAATCTTGA